The following coding sequences are from one Sylvia atricapilla isolate bSylAtr1 chromosome 23, bSylAtr1.pri, whole genome shotgun sequence window:
- the LOC136370976 gene encoding proprotein convertase subtilisin/kexin type 7-like, giving the protein MPHWRRGAPLWSAGMEATLCIHTCLWLSAAWMPLASPACGGQRAPDTEGRHGRLTWAVSLDAPEEELEQRAEELARTAGLVNMGRVGELKGHYLFAYQPEGRAAPEHEAIRRSVDTLFAQHDSVRWHSEQKLLKRSKRSLHFNDPKYPQQWHLNNRKSPGKDINVTGVWERNVTGRGVTVVVVDDGVEHTIKDIQPNYSPEGSYDLNSNDPDPMPHPDEENGNHHGTRCAGEIAAVPNNSFCTVGVAFGSRIAGIRVLDGPLTDSMEAIAFNKHYQINDIYSCSWGPDDDGKTVDGPHQLGKAALQHGVIAGRRGFGSIFVVASGNGGQHSDNCNYDGYANSIYTVTIGAVDETGSMPFYAEECASMLAVTFSGGDKMMRSIVTTDWDLQKGTGCTEGHTGTSAAAPLAAGMIALMLQVRPCLTWRDVQHVIVFTATKYEDRHAKWDTNQAGFSHSHQHGFGLLNAWRLVNAAKIWESVPYLASYVSPVLREGRSIPLLPRELEVAWNVTPADLELSGMRTLEHVAVTVTITHPRRGNLEIRLFCPSGMMSLIGTTRSMDSDPNGFSDWTFSTVRCWGEEAQGTYRLLIRDMGDKSLRPGTLKQWQLTLYGSSWSPAEMKERQRLLEEAMSGQYLSSDFSLPCPPGLDIPEEQRYTITANTLKTLLLLGCFAVFWTFYYMLEVCLTRNEVGLDLTCPSPSSCRWYQQGGKHRALEGSLEMESVPLYREKDVEEAEMECEHLEPARDGDEGSWTPTHPKLCSNGRAVSFHEAAPTGTGFLGREASSELLGEDREQQPC; this is encoded by the exons ATGCCGCACTGGAGGCGGGGAGCGCCGCTATGGAGCGCGGGGATGGAGGCCACGCTCTGCATCCACACGTGCCTTTGGCTGAGCGCCGCCTGGATGCCCCTGGCCTCTCCGGCCTGCGGCGGGCAGCGCGCTCCGGACACTGAGGGCCGCCACGGGAGGCTGACCTGGGCCGTCAGCTTGGATGCACccgaggaggagctggagcagcggGCAGAGGAGCTGGCCAGGACTGCGGGGCTGGTGAACATGGGCCGTGTCGGGGAGCTCAAGGGCCATTACCTCTTTGCCTACCAGCCCGAGGGCCGCGCGGCGCCTGAACACGAAGCAATAAGGAGGTCGGTGGACACTTTGTTTGCACAGCACGACAGCGTGCGGTGGCACTCGGAACAGAAGCTTCTGAAGCGCTCCAAGCGCAGCCTGCACTTTAACGATCCCAAATATCCCCAGCAGTGGCACCTG AACAACCGCAAGAGCCCCGGGAAGGACATCAACGTCACGGGCGTGTGGGAGCGGAACGTGACAGGGCGCGGGGTGACCGTGGTGGTGGTGGACGACGGTGTGGAGCACACCATCAAGGACATCCAGCCAAACTAT AGCCCAGAAGGCAGCTATGACTTGAACTCCAACGACCCTGACCCCATGCCTCACCCCGACGAGGAGAACGGGAACCACCACGGGACCCGCTGCGCCGGGGAGATCGCGGCCGTGCCAAACAACAGCTTCTGCACGGTGGGAGTGGCCTTCGGGAGCCGCATCGCGG GCATCCGAGTGCTGGACGGGCCCCTGACGGACAGCATGGAGGCCATTGCCTTCAACAAGCACTATCAGATCAATGACATCTACAGCTGCAG CTGGGGTCCCGACGACGACGGGAAGACTGTGGATGGCCCCCATCAACTGGGAAAG gctgccctgcagcacGGCGTGATCGCGGGTCGCCGCGGCTTCGGGAGCATCTTCGTGGTGGCCAGTGGCAACGGGGGCCAGCACAGTGACAACTGCAACTATGATGGATACGCCAACTCCATCTACACTGTCACCATAG gaGCCGTGGATGAGACAGGCTCCATGCCCTTCTACGCTGAGGAATGTGCCTCCATGCTGGCCGTGACCTTCAGCGGGGGGGACAAGATGATGAGGAGCATC GTGACAACAGACTGGGACTTGCAGAAGGGCACGGGCTGCACGGAGGGTCACACGGGGACGTCGGCGGCCGCTCCGCTGGCCGCGGGAATGATCGCGCTGATGCTGCAGGTGCGGCCGTGCCTCACCTGGCGGGACGTGCAGCACGTCATCGTCTTCACTGCCACCAAG TACGAGGACCGTCACGCCAAGTGGGACACGAACCAGGCGGGCTTcagccacagccaccagcaTGGCTTCGGCCTGCTCAACGCCTGGAGGCTGGTGAATGCTGCCAAG ATCTGGGAGTCCGTGCCATACCTGGCCTCGTACGTGAGCCCCGTgctgagggagggcaggagcatCCCGCTGCTCCCGCGGGAGCTGGAGGTGGCCTGGAACG TCACCCCTGCCGACCTGGAGCTGTCTGGCATGAGGACGCTGGAGCACGTGGCAGTCACTGTCACCATAACCCACCCTCGCCGTGGCAACCTGGAGATCCGGCTCTTCTGCCCCAGCGGGATGATGTCCCTGATCGGCACCACCCGCAGCATGGACTC GGACCCCAATGGCTTCTCTGACTGGACCTTCTCCACGGTGCGCTGCTGGGGCGAGGAGGCACAGGGCACCTACAGGCTGCTCATCAGGGACATGG GAGACAAGAGCCTGAGGCCTGGCACCTTGAAGCAGTGGCAGCTGACTCTGTACGGCTCCTCCTGGTCCCCAGCAGAGATGAAGGAACGGCAGAG gctgctggaggaagcCATGAGTGGGCAGTACCTGAGCAGTGacttctccctgccctgtcccccagGGCTGGACATCCCCGAGGAGCAGCGTTACACCATCACAGCCAACACCCTGAAG ACCCTCCTGCTCTTGGGATGCTTTGCCGTGTTCTGGACTTTCTACTACATGCTGGAGGTTTGCCTGACGAGGAACGAGGTGGGGCTGGACCTgacctgccccagccccagcagctgcaggtggtaCCAGCAGGGCGGGAAGCACCGAGCCCTGGAGGGCAGCCTGGAGATGGAGTCGGTGCCCCTGTACCGGGAGAAGGACGTGGAGGAGGCCGAGATGGAGTGTGAGCACCTGGAGCCTGCCCGGGACGGGGACGAGGGCTCCTGGACCCCCACCCACCCCAAACTGTGCAGCAatggcagagctgtgagcttCCATGAGGCAGCCCCCACTGGAACGGGATTCCTGGGCCGGGAGGCATCCTCTGAGCTCCTCGgggaggacagggagcagcagccctgctga
- the LOC136370978 gene encoding RING finger protein 214-like gives MMSERALLKERYQEVLDKQRQVENQLQVQLKQLQQRREEEMKNHQEILKAIQDVTIKREETKKKMEKEKKEFLQKEQDLKAEIEKLCEKGRRLLKEQEEKENKIASLIAEQSDEKQLWEMELDKLKNQHNEINRNILEETERAWKAEILSLESRKELLVLKLEEAEKEAELHLTYLNCACRSAPPTLETMRPKQEWEMRLNRIRMTKQSVRDQFNDHIQMVRNGTKLSSLPQIPTPTLPPPPSETDFMLTAFQPSPSLTPRLPFPIGPVPVPMVMPSADPRALSFPLLNPAMSRPNQPSPPLPASQGRNSPVVASLMGTHSPHMPPAASIPPPPGLGAVSVAPEFPRPQPADKLEKLLEKLLTRFPQCNKAQLTNILQQIKTARRTMAGLTMEELNQLVAAKLAEQQERAAAGAQPLGRIRAPMFSAPLPQISTPMFLPPAQVAYPGTASHTPAACKLCLMCQKLVQPGDLHPMACSHVLHKECIKFWAQTNTNDTCPFCPSLK, from the exons ATGATGTCTGAGCGGGCCTTGCTGAAGGAGCGCTACCAGGAGGTGCTGGACAAACAGAGGCAGGTGGAGAATCAGCTGCAGGTCCAGCTTAAGCAGCTCCAGCAGCGCAGGGAAGAGGAGATGAAAAACCACCAG GAGATCCTGAAAGCGATTCAGGATGTTACGATCAAGCGAGAAGAGACTaagaaaaagatggagaaagaaaagaaagaattcctGCAGAAAGAGCAGGATCTCAAAGCTGAAATTGAGAAACTCTGTGAGAAAGGCAGAAG GTtgctgaaggagcaggaggagaaggaaaacaagattgCCTCTCTGATCGCAGAGCAGTCGGATGAGAA gcagctgtgggagaTGGAGCTGGACAAGCTGAAGAACCAGCACAATGAAATCAATAGGAACATTCTTGAGGAGACAGAACGGGCCTGGAAAGCAGAG ATCCTGTCCCTGGAGAGCcggaaggagctgctggtgttgAAAttagaagaagcagaaaaagaagcagagctACACCTCACCTACCTCAA CTGTGCTTGCAGGTCTGCGCCGCCCACGCTGGAGACCATGAGGCCAAAGCAGGAGTGGGAGATGAGGCTGAACAGGATACGAATGACCAAGCAGAGTGTCCGA GATCAGTTCAACGACCACATCCAGATGGTGaggaatggcacaaagctgAGCAGCCTCCCCCAGATCCCGACGCCGACGCTGCCTCCTCCGCCTTCAGAA aCAGATTTCATGCTGACGgcattccagcccagcccatccctgacTCCCAGGCTCCCGTTCCCCATCGGGCCCGTCCCCGTCCCCATGGTCATGCCGAGCGCCGATCCTCGGGCGctctccttccccctgctcAACCCCGCCATGTCCAGGCCCAACCAGCCCTCCCCACCCCTGCCAGCTTCCCAAGGGAGGAACAGCCCTGTGGTGGCCTCGCTGatgggcacacacagcccccacATGCCCCCCgctgcctccatccctcctcctcccggcCTGGGCGCCGTCAGCGTGGCCCCCGAGTTCCCCCGGCCGCAGCCGGCCGAcaagctggagaagctgctggagaagctgctcaCTCGCTTTCCACAGTGCAACAA GGCCCAGCTGACCAACATCCTGCAGCAGATCAAGACTGCCCGCAGGACCATGGCCGGGCTGACCATGGAGGAGCTGAACCAGCTGGTGGCAGCCAAGCTGGCGGAGCAGCAGGAGCGGGCAGCGGCCGGCGCTCAG cctctgggccGGATCAGGGCCCCCATGTTCTCTGCTCCACTGCCTCAGATCAGCACCCCCATGTTCCTGCCCCCGGCCCAGGTGGCGTACCCGGGGACAGCGTCACAC ACCCCAGCTGCCTGTAAGCTGTGTCTGATGTGCCAGAAGCTCGTGCAGCCTGGTGACCTTCACCCCATGGCCTGCTCACATGTGCTGCACAAGGAG TGCATCAAATTCTGGGCACAAACCAACACGAATGACACTTGCCCCTTTTGCCCAAGCCTCAAATGA
- the LOC136370979 gene encoding transgelin, giving the protein MANKGPAYGMSRDVQSKIEKKYDDELEDRLVEWIVAQCGAAVGRPERGRLGFQVWLKNGIVLSRLVNSLYPDGSKPVKIPDAPPTMVFKQMEQIAQFLKAAEDYGVVKTDIFQTVDLFEAKDMAAVQRTLMALGSLAVTKNDGNYHGDPNWFMKKAQEHKREFTESQLKEGKNIIGLQMGTNKGASQAGMSYGRPRQIIS; this is encoded by the exons ATGGCAAACAAAGGGCCAGCCTATGGCATGAGCAGGGACGTGCAGTCCAAGATCGAGAAGAAGTACGATGACGAGCTGGAGGACCGGCTGGTGGAGTGGATCGTGGCGCAGTGTGGGGCTGCCGTGGGGCGCCCCGAGAGAGGCCGCCTGGGCTTCCAGGTCTGGCTGAAGAACGGCATC GTGCTCAGCAGGCTGGTGAACAGCCTCTACCCCGATGGCTCCAAGCCCGTCAAGATCCCCGACGCGCCGCCCACCATGGTGTTCAAGCAGATGGAGCAGATTGCCCAGTTCCTGAAGGCGGCCGAGGACTACGGGGTGGTCAAGACAGACATCTTCCAGACCGTGGACCTGTTTGAAG ccaagGACATGGCAGCGGTGCAGAGGACGCTGAtggccctggggagcctggcaGTCACCAAGAACGACGGCAACTACCACGGGGACCCCAACTGGTTCATGAA GAAAGCGCAGGAGCACAAGCGGGAGTTCACCGAGAGCCAGCTGAAGGAGGGCAAGAACATCATCGGGCTACAGATGGGCACCAACAAGGGGGCGTCACAGGCGGGGATGAGCTACGGCCGGCCCCGGCAGATCATCAGCTag